The genomic interval tatcaatttggtgcagaaaATATACAGTATGATTAAAAATGGTTACCCTTTCCATTCGTCAAACATTATAATTCTAATTTTTCTTCTCAGAACCTTTCTTATTTAATCTATTGTACATGGAGGGGCTTTTGGATTTGttggcatgggggtttaagactggccatttatacctctgtcattattacctctgccatttttacctctgccattattacctctgccatttttacctctgccatttttacctggcaccgttctacctctgccatttttacctctgccattattacctctgccttttttacctctgccatttttacctctgccatttttacctctgccattattacctctgccttttttacctctgccatttttacctctgccattattacctctgccatttttacctctgccatttgtACCTGACACCGttctacctctgccatttttacctctaccatttttacctctgccattttcacctctgccattattacctctgccatttttacctctgccatttttacctctgccattattacctctgccatttttacctctgccatttttacctctgccatttttacctctgtcttTTTTACCCCTGccctttttacctctgccatttttacctggcaccgttctacctctgccatttttacctctgccattattacctctaccatttttacctctgccatttttacctctgccattattacctctgccatttttacctctgccatttttacctctgccatttttacctctgccattattacctctgccatttttacctctgccatttttacctctgccatttttacctctgccatttttacctctgccatttttacctttgccatttttacctctgccatttttacaccgagccatACAATATGCCTCTCGCATTGGGTAAGATATACTgtcccaaattggttggacacataattaccctcgtgctggttaaattatttttacccaatattttctTACAGTGTAATTATGTTCAGCACAACTGCTATACGAGTCAGAATAGGCATGCATGATGTACATAAtcctgaaatcattttttttttcaaccgtcCTTGTCCCAAGGTTTTTTTCCCCCATCACCATGATAAGACAATCACGTGAAATTCTACATAGTTGTATACCGTATCATTTCTATTCTCGTTAATCTGCAGAGAAATATGAACATTGTACCTCTTATTGTTGTTTGAGACAATATTCATGCACCCACGTATCAAAGTTCGTGGGTCGTGAAAGTACCTCGCGTACAAAAGTCTGCGTTCGGCTGCGTGAACACGACCCTGTTTGGAACTTGAATGAAATCAAACCAAATAAAATGGATTCGATTGGATTACAACTATTGTCATACAAAATAAAGACCGCAGCTTTACCGGTACGAGTCATAGGAGAAGCATAGGCCTAagtttttgtcaaaaaaatttctttatattttccaGACCGAGGGTCGGTCTTTCGCATCATGGTTCTTTTTGATCAGATATGTAACACAAACCCTAAAGTGTGCAGATTTTGTGTGAATGAGAATGATAAATAAAGCATGATTCGTAGATAATGCATGGAGTTAGCACTGCATGCAGACTGATCAATGTAAACTAAGTTCCTCTGCGTCGACACGCTGTAATCGGATGCCGTGTATCATTGTGTCACTAATTGAGGTTATTAACTTCAACGATTAATGATGACAGAGTGTTTTTCCTTACATCAGAAGAGAATGTGGATAACTATAGCCATTTATTTGAACTTGGGATTTGTTCATTCTTTGCTTTATGTCGAGGAACAAAATTTAAAACCTTATAAAATACTGGTGAGCATGACTGACCCGACCAGCATGCACAGTCGGACTAGTCAAATGGCAGTAGTATCAAAGGCTCTTCTTGAACGAGGGCATTCTATCACTCTTTTGGTCCCTTCAAACAAGGGTATCAAAGGTTTTGAGGAAGCATTCAACCATGTGGTCGTCTACGACGTCGCTTTCAAGCAGCCTGAAGTTGACGAGTTAAAAGGGCAGATGATGCGGACTGCACTTGGGCTACCCGATGACGAACCGGGATGGAATCTCCTACGGCCGTTGGCCATCGTCGATCGCTATCTGACATTCTTCACGAAAAGCTGCTATGGTGTTTTCGATAATGAAACCATCCTAGAACAACTGGAAAAAGGTGGATTTGATCTCATGATTCAGAACGCAATCAACCCATGCGACGTATTGTTGTCTGAGAGCCTGAACATACCCTACGTCACCATGACGTCATCGATTCGGCAAACCTTCTTTGACGAGGACACTGTCTCCATTCCGACACCTACTTCGTATGTGCCCTTCTCCCTCTCAAAATCTTTCACAGACGACATGCCTTTCTTGCAAAGAACTTCGAATTTTCTTTTCCGCCATGCGATTGGATCTTGCATGAAATGGTACGCGCATTCCTTGTTTTCAGAGATCCAGATAAAACATGATGTTTCTGTCCACAAGACATTTGGCGAGCTAGTAGGGAGATCCAAATTATGGCTTGCTCATACTGATTTCAGTCTAGACTTTCCAAGACCCATTGGTCCTGCTTGGATACCTGTCGGAGGGTTACTTCATTCCGAGACTAATCCCATTCCTCAGGTACGATTGAAGCAGCATTCAATCAACatcagggttgggctcaattactttcttcaattacaattacgtaattgaagaaatgttcaattacaattacttttcaattgaatttcattttttttcaattacgattacttttgtcaattacaatttcaattactttctataAAAGTCAGAAATGAAATCAGTTACAGAGAAACTAACAAGATTCTGCCTATTACACTCTTTGATGCTGAAGCAGTTGACATGAAAAAGGTCATAAAATTAAATCGTAAATTAagtaagtttattgtaaagtaattgaatgtaattaaaGTAATTTACAGTAAGTGAAGCCAAATACAGTTTCCAATTACAATTACAGTTACTTTccctttcaaaatttcaaatacaattaccattactcaaaaaatgtaattaattacgTAGTTGATCAATTACCTTGTAATTGAGCCAAGCCCTGATCAACATTATCTAAATTTACTCGAAAATGGGTCTTTTAAGAGACGTTAGGGCTACTCACCGTTTCGTTCCAACAATTTTCCTCTGTCGTGCTAGTAGAAATGAACATCTTTCAAAACGCAAACAAGAAACGCTGAAAATATGTCTTTTGAAATGCGAATCTACAGTTCTTCCTGCATATGCTGTGAGAcataatagggggggggggggtcttggtctGCCTCTTCAAAAAGTTCCAAGATCAAGAACCCccaaaaaagaatgaaaagggaagggtgaattatgatatatctttttatatcatgtcaaaatctgttttaaaatacattttcattataagaagacaaaaaaatgtaatgttaACCCCGTGTTTTGTCCCCTAAAAATTCTCGTCTCGAATCGCAATCGGCCCCTCCCCCACATCGGTTCTATTGTATCTGGACATGTAAAAATGGTAGCCGGAAAACGATTTAGATCAAGAAAAACTTCTTTTGACTCAAGTCTATCGAAACCGGCCCCCACCATCTTGCTGATCATATCGCCAAGACCGACCAGTCAGAAGATTGATTGGGCTGAAACATCAACAGTGAGATCTTATATAGCATTACCCAATAAACATGGTTTACATGATTAAGAAAAATGTCTATGGAACCTAGTTTTGATGCCATTACAAGGGACAATTGGTCTTTCTTTAAGATATCGAtctcgcattatttgtttataaCTTGTGAACTATGTGCTTTTATTTTCGTAGGACTTGGAAAACTTTGTCCGCGGTGCGGGGAAACACGGTGTCATCATCTTCAGTTTGGTAAGAGGCTCCGTTACTGCGTTTGACCCTTTTGAGGTTGTCGGAAAATGATAAAATCCTGATTTTCTCGCATTTTTATCGTCCAAAATGCGCCAAGAAGTTGCCAGTGTATTTGCAAGTGCTTTGTTGTTCGCCTTTGGTTAGAAATATTTTCTGTCAGTTTGAAATTTCTTGCGAAAACATTCTAAATGCTTCCGAACCTGAGTGCAGCAGAGCTATAGTGAATTTCCACAAAGCCATATAATGATACACACCAACGCACAAACATATGGCTTTAAGATATCCATGTGAACATGATTACTACTTTCACATCCCCTGCATCACGGaaaccttttttaaaatttatgaatataccaATGACATTGCCAGTACATTTCAAgttaatcaagaaaatataggGCCAATAagcattttgtttata from Lytechinus pictus isolate F3 Inbred chromosome 2, Lp3.0, whole genome shotgun sequence carries:
- the LOC129254309 gene encoding UDP-glucuronosyltransferase 2C1-like; translation: MMTECFSLHQKRMWITIAIYLNLGFVHSLLYVEEQNLKPYKILVSMTDPTSMHSRTSQMAVVSKALLERGHSITLLVPSNKGIKGFEEAFNHVVVYDVAFKQPEVDELKGQMMRTALGLPDDEPGWNLLRPLAIVDRYLTFFTKSCYGVFDNETILEQLEKGGFDLMIQNAINPCDVLLSESLNIPYVTMTSSIRQTFFDEDTVSIPTPTSYVPFSLSKSFTDDMPFLQRTSNFLFRHAIGSCMKWYAHSLFSEIQIKHDVSVHKTFGELVGRSKLWLAHTDFSLDFPRPIGPAWIPVGGLLHSETNPIPQDLENFVRGAGKHGVIIFSLGSMVTSLMDGELDELFAKVFSELPQRVLWRYVGPKPRGLGKNTRVMEWLPQNDLLGHPQTRLLIYHGGINGVYEAIYHKVPMVLLPIFADQPAVGARVSKKGMGVVLDRAKLSHDTIKAAIEEVINNPRYKANIEHYGSIHRDTIASPLETAVFWIEHVLKFGGDHLRLRGRDLNFFVLNSFDVLAFFIVISLVTLCTNYLILRTCYRCCCSRNTRKQKSE